In one window of Polaromonas naphthalenivorans CJ2 DNA:
- the gap gene encoding type I glyceraldehyde-3-phosphate dehydrogenase — protein MTIKMGINGFGRIGRNVLRAAVQNFSDIEIVAINDLLEPEYLAYMLQYDSVHGRFKGEVSVEGNTLIVNGKRIRLTQERDPLNLKWAEVGADVVLEATGLFLDKAAGEKHLAAGAKKVIFSAPSKDDTPMFVFGVNDGTYAGQAIISNASCTTNCLAPVAKVLNDKWGIKRGLMTTVHAATATQKTVDGPSNKDWRGGRGILENIIPSSTGAAKAVGVVIPELNKKLTGMSFRVPTSDVSVVDLTCELNSEATLKEICAEMKLQSEGALKGVLGYTEDKVVATDFRGDTRTSIFDADASIALDGTFVKIVAWYDNEWGYSNKCLEMARVVAK, from the coding sequence ATGACTATCAAGATGGGTATTAACGGCTTCGGCCGCATTGGCCGCAACGTGTTGCGCGCCGCCGTGCAGAACTTCAGCGACATCGAGATCGTCGCCATCAACGACCTGCTGGAGCCAGAATACCTGGCCTACATGCTGCAGTACGACTCGGTGCACGGCCGCTTCAAGGGCGAAGTCAGCGTCGAAGGCAACACCCTGATCGTCAACGGCAAGCGCATCCGCCTCACGCAGGAGCGCGACCCGCTGAACCTCAAGTGGGCCGAAGTCGGCGCCGACGTGGTGCTCGAAGCCACCGGCCTCTTTCTGGACAAGGCCGCCGGTGAAAAGCACCTGGCCGCCGGCGCGAAGAAGGTCATCTTCTCGGCGCCTTCCAAGGACGACACGCCGATGTTCGTGTTTGGCGTCAATGACGGCACCTATGCCGGCCAGGCCATCATCAGCAATGCCAGCTGCACCACCAACTGCCTGGCGCCTGTCGCCAAGGTGCTCAACGACAAATGGGGCATCAAGCGCGGCCTGATGACCACGGTTCACGCGGCCACGGCCACGCAAAAGACCGTTGACGGCCCGAGTAACAAGGACTGGCGCGGCGGACGCGGCATCCTGGAAAATATCATTCCGTCGTCAACCGGCGCGGCCAAGGCGGTCGGCGTGGTGATTCCCGAGCTGAACAAGAAGCTGACCGGCATGAGCTTTCGCGTGCCGACGTCCGACGTGTCGGTGGTCGATCTGACCTGCGAATTGAACAGCGAAGCGACGCTCAAGGAAATCTGCGCCGAGATGAAGCTGCAAAGCGAAGGCGCCCTGAAGGGCGTGCTGGGCTACACCGAGGACAAGGTCGTCGCCACCGACTTCCGGGGCGACACGCGCACCTCGATCTTTGACGCGGACGCGAGCATCGCGCTCGACGGCACCTTCGTGAAGATCGTCGCCTGGTACGACAACGAATGGGGCTACTCGAACAAGTGTCTGGAGATGGCGCGGGTCGTGGCCAAGTAA
- the tkt gene encoding transketolase, with protein sequence MAKNEMMANAIRALAMDAVQQANSGHPGAPMGMADMAVALWGDHLRHSPANPHWMDRDRFVLSNGHASMLIYAVLHLTGYPLPISELKNFRQFGSKTPGHPEVDVTPGIETTTGPLGQGLTNAVGMALAEKLLAKEFNREGHTVVGHNTYVFMGDGCLMEGISHEAAGLAGAWKLDKLIALYDDNGISIDGQVEPWFIDNTAQRFAAYGWNVIGPVDGHDAEAVSAAIAEAKKASGKPSLVICKTHIGKGSPNRANTAKAHGEPLGAEEIGLTRTALNWPHTPFKIPKDSMAAWDAKAQGRKLEAEWDKTFAAYKKAHPELAAEFVRRMKGELPRSFAQLAVDTVVGAHTRAETVASRKASQLALESFTAGLPELLGGSADLTGSNLTNTKSTPSLRFDANGDVVQIEAANGSLVGGRHINYGVREFGMAAIMNGVALHGGFIPYGGTFLTFSDYSRNAIRMAALMKLRVVHVFTHDSIGLGEDGPTHQSIEHAASLRLIPNLDVWRPGDTAETAVAWAVALENRTRPTALLLSRQNLPYAPKGDVGQISKGAYVLAEPEEVGLKKKAQAVIIATGSEVQLALKAQELLAAQKIAVRVVSMPSTTTFDRQDTAYKSKILPEGLPRIAVEMGVTDGWWKYGCAAVIGINTFGESAPAAVLFEHFGFTPANVAATVRKVLRKK encoded by the coding sequence ATGGCCAAAAACGAAATGATGGCGAATGCGATACGCGCACTCGCAATGGACGCCGTACAACAAGCCAATTCGGGTCATCCCGGCGCCCCCATGGGCATGGCCGACATGGCCGTGGCCCTCTGGGGCGACCACCTCAGGCACAGCCCCGCCAATCCGCACTGGATGGACCGCGACCGCTTCGTGCTGAGCAACGGCCATGCGTCGATGCTGATTTACGCGGTGCTGCACCTGACCGGCTACCCGCTGCCCATCAGCGAACTGAAGAACTTCCGCCAGTTCGGCTCCAAGACCCCCGGCCACCCGGAAGTGGACGTGACCCCAGGCATCGAGACCACCACCGGCCCGCTCGGCCAGGGCCTGACCAATGCGGTCGGCATGGCGCTGGCTGAAAAGCTGTTGGCCAAGGAATTCAACCGCGAAGGCCACACGGTCGTCGGCCACAACACCTACGTCTTCATGGGCGACGGCTGCCTGATGGAAGGCATCAGCCACGAGGCCGCTGGTCTGGCCGGCGCCTGGAAGCTGGACAAGCTGATCGCGCTGTACGACGACAACGGCATTTCCATCGACGGCCAGGTCGAGCCCTGGTTCATCGACAACACCGCGCAGCGCTTTGCCGCCTACGGCTGGAATGTGATCGGCCCGGTTGACGGCCACGATGCCGAAGCCGTGTCGGCCGCGATTGCCGAGGCCAAGAAGGCGTCCGGCAAGCCGTCGCTGGTCATCTGCAAGACCCATATCGGCAAGGGCTCGCCGAACCGCGCCAACACCGCCAAGGCGCACGGCGAACCGCTGGGCGCCGAGGAAATCGGCCTGACCCGCACCGCGCTCAACTGGCCGCACACGCCCTTCAAGATTCCCAAGGACAGCATGGCAGCCTGGGACGCCAAGGCCCAGGGCCGCAAGCTCGAGGCCGAATGGGACAAGACCTTCGCCGCCTACAAAAAGGCGCATCCCGAACTGGCGGCCGAATTCGTTCGCCGCATGAAGGGCGAGCTGCCCAGGAGCTTTGCGCAACTGGCCGTCGATACCGTCGTCGGCGCGCACACCCGGGCCGAGACCGTGGCCTCGCGCAAGGCGTCGCAGCTGGCGCTCGAATCCTTCACCGCCGGCCTGCCCGAGCTGCTGGGCGGCTCGGCCGACCTGACCGGCTCGAACCTGACCAACACCAAATCGACCCCGAGCCTGCGCTTTGACGCGAATGGCGACGTGGTGCAGATCGAGGCCGCCAACGGCAGCCTGGTCGGCGGGCGCCACATCAACTACGGCGTGCGCGAGTTCGGCATGGCCGCCATCATGAACGGCGTGGCGCTGCATGGCGGCTTCATCCCCTACGGCGGCACTTTCCTGACCTTCAGCGACTACTCGCGCAACGCCATCCGCATGGCCGCGCTGATGAAGCTGCGCGTGGTGCATGTGTTCACGCACGACTCCATCGGCCTGGGCGAAGACGGCCCGACGCACCAGTCCATCGAGCATGCCGCCAGCCTGCGCCTGATTCCGAACCTCGATGTCTGGCGTCCGGGCGACACCGCTGAAACCGCCGTGGCCTGGGCCGTGGCGCTGGAAAACAGGACCCGGCCGACGGCCTTGCTGCTGAGCCGCCAGAACCTGCCGTATGCGCCGAAAGGCGATGTCGGCCAGATCAGCAAGGGCGCTTACGTGCTGGCCGAGCCCGAAGAAGTCGGCCTGAAGAAAAAGGCGCAGGCCGTCATCATTGCCACCGGCTCCGAAGTGCAGCTGGCGCTGAAGGCGCAGGAACTGCTGGCCGCCCAGAAGATCGCGGTGCGCGTGGTGTCCATGCCCAGCACGACCACATTCGACCGCCAGGACACGGCCTACAAATCGAAAATCCTGCCCGAAGGCCTGCCGCGCATCGCGGTGGAAATGGGCGTGACCGACGGCTGGTGGAAATACGGCTGCGCGGCGGTCATTGGCATCAACACCTTTGGCGAATCGGCCCCGGCCGCCGTGCTGTTCGAGCATTTCGGCTTCACGCCAGCCAATGTGGCCGCGACCGTGCGCAAGGTTCTGCGCAAGAAATAA
- a CDS encoding glutathione S-transferase N-terminal domain-containing protein, protein MKTFIRFFFRTLRVVLGPVVLLKETLTRPKGVVRIQAAQDKVNRQCKSLALYQYKTCPFCSKVRQEISRLSLNIKRIDAQHEGPDRQELLKGGGQTKVPCLRITDKSGKSQWLYDSGKIIDYLQGRFVDA, encoded by the coding sequence ATGAAAACTTTTATCCGATTCTTTTTTAGAACCCTGCGCGTCGTCCTCGGTCCGGTGGTGCTGCTCAAGGAAACCCTCACCCGCCCCAAGGGCGTGGTGCGCATCCAGGCCGCGCAGGACAAGGTCAACCGGCAATGCAAGTCGCTGGCGCTGTACCAGTACAAGACCTGCCCTTTCTGCAGCAAGGTCCGGCAGGAAATCAGCCGCCTGTCATTGAACATCAAGCGCATCGACGCACAGCACGAAGGCCCGGACCGTCAGGAATTGCTCAAAGGCGGTGGCCAGACCAAGGTGCCCTGCTTGAGAATCACCGATAAATCCGGCAAGAGCCAGTGGCTCTACGATTCAGGAAAAATTATCGACTATCTGCAGGGGCGCTTTGTGGATGCGTGA
- the murU gene encoding N-acetylmuramate alpha-1-phosphate uridylyltransferase MurU produces MNPPIKAMILAAGRGERMRPLTDDCPKPLLQVAGKALIDWHVEALARGGVRELVVNTAWLGEKISSHLDLLRTQDGREQLSFSYSHEGDDFGYALETAGGIARALPLLGDVFWLLASDVFVPEFEFSPEAADRFIASGKLAHLWLVPNPAHNPRGDFGLGADGLALNLAADDPAPRYTYSTIGLYRRELFDTLAFGNPQGLAVALAPLLRAAMDRQQVSAELYSGAWTDVGTPQRLAELNQILPN; encoded by the coding sequence ATGAACCCGCCGATCAAGGCGATGATCCTGGCCGCCGGACGCGGCGAGCGCATGCGGCCGCTGACCGACGATTGCCCCAAGCCCTTACTGCAGGTAGCGGGCAAGGCGCTGATCGACTGGCATGTTGAAGCGCTGGCGCGCGGCGGCGTGCGCGAGCTGGTCGTCAACACCGCCTGGCTGGGCGAGAAGATTTCAAGCCATTTAGACCTTTTACGCACGCAGGACGGGCGTGAGCAGCTATCATTTTCATACTCTCACGAAGGCGATGACTTCGGCTACGCGCTGGAAACCGCCGGCGGCATCGCGCGTGCGCTGCCGCTGCTGGGCGACGTGTTCTGGCTGCTGGCGAGCGATGTGTTCGTGCCCGAATTCGAGTTTTCGCCGGAAGCCGCCGACCGCTTCATCGCCAGCGGCAAGCTCGCCCACCTGTGGCTGGTGCCGAATCCGGCGCACAACCCGCGCGGCGACTTCGGCCTGGGCGCTGACGGCCTGGCGCTCAACCTGGCCGCCGACGACCCGGCGCCGCGCTACACCTACAGCACCATCGGCCTGTACCGGCGCGAGCTGTTCGACACGCTGGCCTTTGGCAACCCGCAAGGCCTGGCGGTCGCGCTGGCGCCGCTCTTGCGCGCGGCGATGGACCGCCAGCAGGTCAGCGCCGAGCTGTATTCGGGCGCCTGGACCGACGTGGGCACGCCGCAGCGGCTCGCCGAACTGAACCAAATTCTTCCGAACTGA
- a CDS encoding aminopeptidase P N-terminal domain-containing protein: MSTQLNPSAAYAVHAKRRAAIGRALIKAGGGVALLPTAPELPRNRDSDFPYRHDSYFYYLTGFSEPGAWLVIEASGKTVKSTLFCRPKDLEREIWDGIRLGPQAAPAALGVDAAFSANALDDKMPELLANQNAVWFPFATHKGLETQVDGWLNKVRARVRLGAECPQSQHDLCKLLDEMRLVKDSHEISILRRAGQISAGAHVRAMQTSAAMLRANVKGGLREYHLEAELLHEFRRQGSEFPAYTSIVAAGANACVLHYRAGNAELKPGQLCLIDAGCELEGYASDITRTFPADGKFSPAQRILYDIVQAAQEAAIAVTRPGQRFTDPHDAATRVLVEGMLDTGLLQKAKHGSVDDVLASGAYRQFYMHRTGHWMGMDVHDCGDYTEPGSQPREEKDALGQKVMRKPSRILKPGMVLTVEPGLYVRPAKGVPKKFWDIGIRIEDDALVTAQGCELMTRGVPVKAGEIEALMRG; the protein is encoded by the coding sequence ATGAGCACCCAATTGAACCCTTCGGCCGCCTATGCCGTCCATGCCAAACGCCGCGCCGCCATTGGCCGCGCCCTGATCAAGGCCGGCGGCGGCGTGGCCCTGCTGCCCACCGCGCCCGAGTTGCCGCGCAACCGCGACAGCGACTTTCCCTACCGCCACGACAGCTATTTTTATTACCTGACCGGCTTCAGTGAGCCCGGCGCCTGGCTGGTGATCGAGGCCAGCGGAAAAACCGTCAAAAGCACGCTGTTTTGCCGGCCAAAGGATCTGGAGCGCGAGATATGGGACGGCATCCGGCTCGGCCCCCAGGCCGCGCCCGCCGCGCTGGGCGTCGATGCCGCGTTCAGCGCCAACGCGCTCGACGACAAGATGCCCGAGTTGCTGGCCAACCAGAACGCCGTGTGGTTTCCGTTCGCCACGCACAAGGGCCTGGAAACCCAGGTCGATGGCTGGCTGAACAAGGTTCGCGCCCGCGTTCGCCTGGGCGCCGAATGCCCGCAAAGCCAGCACGATCTGTGCAAACTGCTCGACGAGATGCGGCTGGTGAAAGACAGCCACGAAATTTCCATCCTGCGGCGCGCCGGGCAGATTTCAGCCGGCGCCCATGTGCGCGCCATGCAGACTTCGGCCGCCATGCTGCGCGCCAACGTCAAGGGCGGCCTGCGCGAATACCACCTCGAAGCCGAGTTGTTGCACGAGTTCCGCCGCCAGGGCTCTGAATTCCCGGCCTACACCAGCATCGTCGCCGCCGGGGCCAACGCCTGCGTGCTGCACTACCGCGCCGGCAACGCCGAACTCAAACCCGGCCAGCTGTGCCTGATCGACGCCGGCTGCGAACTCGAAGGCTACGCCAGCGACATCACGCGCACCTTTCCGGCCGACGGCAAGTTCAGCCCGGCGCAACGCATCCTCTATGACATCGTGCAGGCCGCGCAGGAAGCGGCGATTGCCGTGACCCGGCCCGGCCAGCGCTTCACCGACCCGCACGACGCCGCCACGCGCGTGCTGGTCGAAGGCATGCTCGACACCGGCTTGCTGCAAAAAGCCAAACACGGCAGCGTCGATGACGTGCTCGCTTCCGGCGCCTACCGCCAGTTCTACATGCACCGCACCGGCCACTGGATGGGCATGGACGTGCATGACTGCGGCGACTACACCGAGCCCGGCAGCCAGCCGCGCGAAGAAAAGGACGCGCTCGGCCAGAAGGTCATGCGCAAGCCTTCGCGCATCCTGAAACCCGGCATGGTGCTGACGGTCGAGCCCGGCCTTTACGTGCGTCCGGCCAAGGGCGTGCCGAAGAAATTCTGGGACATCGGCATCCGCATCGAGGACGACGCGCTGGTGACGGCCCAGGGCTGCGAGCTGATGACACGCGGCGTGCCGGTGAAGGCCGGCGAGATCGAGGCCTTGATGCGCGGCTGA
- a CDS encoding trifunctional serine/threonine-protein kinase/ATP-binding protein/sensor histidine kinase, which yields MTPFTPHTPDAERPSGDFAREVLYQSQTTRIFRTPRPTGAASVICKEPLGANALERLHHEKKIITRLAGIEGVPRLAALPHPAGIMALEDCAGVPLLQAIRSQALELPALLAVALQLARTVARVHRAGVLHQNITPANILLAGLQRQPVLIDFHLATTFAEGQPGFTHHRDIPGTLAYLAPEQTGRTGRTVDQRADLYALGATLYELATGHPPFESADPLQLIHDHLARQPAPPAALAPGLPQALSDIVLRLLEKEPDRRYQSAEGLAHDLSRLIERLARDESAAFLLGERDFALRLAAPSRLVGRETEIDALRQAFLDTLRGNSRVVLVAGAPGVGKTALINALRPMVTAQRGWFVSGKFDQYRRDAPSATAQALRALGRLLLAEPEVELTHQRERILAALGPNAGVICSPRLPEFVTLLGEQPTVPLIDPAQTEARLLLTILDLLRSIISTTRPLVMVIDDLQWAGPISIHFIEAVLAARNLPGLLLVGAYREAAIDAIHPMSAALPRWAQLECAPVRLRLSDLPPADLGTLLAEMLRLPAPQAAALAQALNAHTGGNPFDTVELVNALRRDGALVPGSNGWDWDARVIRRYIGQGNVVDLLSARIARLPEPGRALLETMACLGGEVALSQLRAATGLSATELEEHMAAPLEDGLLVFEQGDDSALRFRHDRVQQAAHGAREPAQRCALHLTLARRLALKPEFSAVAAQQYLPAIEALHEPDERRRAAGLFHEAATHARRSANYAAMERFLTAALGLLGGMKSAADEQLFASLEIGQHTALYSLGRLEEADGIYRSIEGRSGDALELVEAACVQVSSLTNRGRPREAVALGLSLLRQLGLQVPSGDGIGIEVSRKLDALYKWVGEVSLADDQRRPEAAGPRGVAVATLINRLMAPSRLCDPMAMAWLVLESQRLWAEHGPCARLALSLGHATLVTIALRQEYRTGYEAVRHVLSVSQARAYEPEASQVADLFALSTSHWFEPLENSVALIQRAREAMLHEGDLQSACFTYYVSVTALLDCEPTLERYASEVEAGLVFAIRTGNEHGTDLYLGYRQLLRALRGQTRATGSLTDGDYDEAGRAGRLGANPSADATFHLMRALAAALFADMGGLVRHTAALLRLRSYLQSFYATALVHLLQALALAQRVKTAVPGERAELLRELDLCRDWLALRATDCPVNFGHLLKLVEAERAWCAGDPWHAARAFDTALREAQARQRPWHHALISERAGLFHLEQGLEHTGRQLLAEARQLYTAWGASAKARELERTHAFLRIAYPLRPGPDSGSHVSGDSIDMLGVLRASQALSSQTSLDSLKTSVVKLLGTMTGATSVRFALQDEDQKQWLLSATSDQQMAPIPVEEAGVRGLLPLSAFHYAERTREPLLVEDATRDDRFARDPYLAGLARCSLLVIPILSQGVPRAVLLLENQLSRGAFTTHRLDAVMLIAGQLAVSLENALLYEKLEQRVREKTRELRETQAKLIAAARQAGMAEIATNVLHNVGNILNSVNVSAGLLGGTLRTSRAHGLSRAVQLMDEHAADLGGFLTLDGKGKLLPGYLGQLALALAAEQQGMAEELARLIRSIDHIKDVVATQQSYAGSASIVEPLQICDLAEDALRMSSEALVRHQVTVVKEFAPVPVLPLDRAQVLLILVNLISNAKYAMESMAVGSRQITLQVQAAGGLLRVSVADQGEGIAAENLTRIFAHGFTTRKAGHGFGLHSCALAARQMGGTLTAHSDGPGRGATFTLELPIDTAQGAP from the coding sequence ATGACCCCCTTCACACCTCACACCCCTGATGCAGAGCGCCCGAGCGGGGACTTTGCCCGCGAGGTTCTGTACCAGAGCCAGACCACGCGGATCTTTCGCACGCCCCGGCCCACGGGGGCGGCCAGCGTCATCTGCAAGGAGCCGCTCGGCGCGAACGCGCTGGAGCGGCTGCACCACGAGAAGAAAATCATCACGCGCCTGGCCGGCATCGAGGGCGTGCCGCGACTGGCTGCGCTGCCGCATCCGGCCGGCATCATGGCGCTGGAAGATTGCGCGGGCGTGCCGCTGCTGCAGGCCATCCGCAGCCAGGCGCTGGAACTGCCGGCGCTGCTGGCCGTGGCACTGCAGCTGGCGCGGACCGTTGCCAGGGTGCACCGCGCAGGCGTGCTGCACCAGAACATCACCCCGGCCAACATCCTGCTCGCCGGCCTGCAGCGCCAGCCGGTGCTGATTGACTTCCACCTGGCCACCACCTTTGCCGAGGGCCAGCCGGGATTCACCCACCACCGGGACATCCCCGGCACGCTGGCCTATCTGGCGCCCGAGCAGACCGGCCGCACCGGGCGCACGGTGGACCAGCGCGCCGATCTGTATGCGCTGGGAGCGACGCTCTATGAACTGGCCACCGGCCATCCGCCGTTCGAGAGCGCCGACCCGCTGCAGCTGATCCACGACCATCTGGCGCGCCAGCCGGCGCCGCCTGCCGCGCTGGCCCCAGGCTTGCCGCAAGCGCTGTCGGACATCGTCTTGCGCCTGCTGGAAAAAGAGCCCGACCGGCGCTATCAGAGCGCCGAAGGCCTGGCCCATGACCTGTCCCGGCTCATTGAGCGCCTGGCGCGCGATGAAAGCGCAGCCTTCTTGCTGGGTGAACGCGACTTCGCATTGCGACTGGCGGCGCCCTCGCGGCTGGTCGGGCGCGAGACAGAGATTGACGCGTTGCGGCAGGCTTTCCTGGATACGCTGCGGGGCAACAGCCGCGTCGTGCTGGTCGCCGGCGCGCCGGGCGTCGGCAAGACCGCGCTGATCAACGCGTTGCGGCCGATGGTGACCGCGCAGCGCGGCTGGTTCGTGTCCGGCAAGTTCGATCAGTACCGCCGCGATGCCCCATCGGCCACGGCGCAGGCGCTGCGGGCGCTGGGCCGCCTGCTGCTGGCCGAACCGGAAGTGGAACTGACCCATCAGCGCGAACGTATTTTGGCGGCACTCGGCCCGAATGCCGGCGTGATCTGCTCGCCAAGGCTGCCGGAGTTCGTGACGCTGCTTGGAGAACAGCCCACAGTTCCCTTGATTGATCCGGCCCAGACCGAGGCCAGGCTTTTGCTGACGATCCTGGACCTGCTGCGTTCGATCATCTCGACCACGCGGCCGCTGGTGATGGTGATCGACGACCTTCAATGGGCCGGCCCGATCTCGATCCATTTCATTGAAGCCGTTCTGGCCGCGCGGAATCTGCCTGGCCTGCTGCTGGTGGGGGCTTACCGCGAGGCCGCGATAGACGCGATTCACCCGATGTCCGCCGCGCTGCCGCGCTGGGCGCAACTCGAATGCGCGCCGGTCCGGCTGCGGCTGTCGGATCTGCCGCCAGCCGATCTCGGCACACTGCTGGCGGAAATGCTGCGCTTGCCGGCGCCACAGGCTGCGGCGCTGGCGCAGGCCTTGAACGCACACACCGGCGGCAACCCCTTTGACACGGTGGAGCTGGTCAACGCGCTGCGCCGCGATGGGGCGCTGGTGCCCGGCTCGAACGGCTGGGATTGGGACGCCAGGGTCATACGTCGCTACATCGGCCAGGGCAATGTGGTCGATCTGCTGAGTGCGCGCATTGCCCGGCTGCCCGAGCCGGGGCGCGCGCTGCTCGAAACCATGGCATGCCTGGGCGGCGAAGTCGCCTTAAGCCAGTTGCGCGCCGCCACCGGCCTGTCGGCCACCGAGCTGGAAGAGCACATGGCAGCGCCGCTTGAAGACGGGCTGCTGGTGTTTGAGCAAGGCGACGACAGTGCCCTGCGCTTTCGGCATGACCGCGTGCAGCAGGCGGCCCATGGCGCGCGGGAGCCGGCCCAGCGCTGCGCGCTGCATCTGACCCTCGCGCGGCGGCTGGCGCTGAAACCGGAGTTCAGTGCGGTGGCGGCGCAGCAGTACCTGCCGGCCATCGAAGCGCTGCACGAGCCGGACGAACGCCGCCGCGCCGCCGGCCTGTTCCACGAGGCCGCGACCCACGCGCGCCGCAGCGCCAACTATGCCGCGATGGAACGCTTCCTGACGGCTGCGCTAGGGCTGCTCGGGGGCATGAAGAGCGCGGCGGACGAGCAGCTGTTTGCTTCGCTGGAGATCGGGCAGCACACCGCGCTCTACAGCCTGGGGCGTCTTGAGGAGGCCGACGGCATCTACCGTTCCATCGAGGGCCGCAGCGGTGATGCGCTGGAACTGGTCGAGGCCGCCTGCGTGCAGGTCAGCAGCCTGACCAATCGCGGCCGGCCGCGCGAAGCCGTGGCGCTGGGCCTGTCCCTGCTGCGGCAACTCGGGCTGCAGGTGCCCTCCGGGGATGGCATCGGCATCGAAGTCTCCCGCAAGCTCGATGCCCTGTACAAATGGGTGGGCGAAGTGAGTTTGGCCGACGACCAGCGGCGCCCCGAGGCCGCCGGTCCGCGCGGGGTGGCGGTCGCCACGCTCATCAACCGCTTGATGGCGCCGTCGCGCCTGTGCGACCCGATGGCCATGGCCTGGCTGGTGCTGGAGAGCCAGCGGCTGTGGGCCGAGCATGGTCCCTGCGCCAGGCTGGCACTCAGCCTTGGCCACGCCACCCTCGTCACCATTGCGCTGCGCCAGGAATACCGCACCGGCTATGAGGCCGTGCGGCATGTGCTGTCGGTCAGCCAGGCGCGCGCTTACGAGCCGGAAGCCTCCCAGGTGGCCGACCTCTTCGCACTGAGCACCAGCCACTGGTTCGAACCGCTGGAAAACAGCGTCGCCCTGATCCAGCGCGCACGCGAAGCCATGCTGCATGAGGGTGATCTGCAAAGCGCCTGCTTCACCTACTACGTATCCGTCACGGCGCTGCTCGATTGCGAACCGACCCTGGAGCGCTACGCCAGCGAGGTCGAAGCCGGCCTGGTCTTTGCCATTCGCACCGGCAACGAGCATGGCACCGACCTTTACCTCGGCTACCGGCAACTCCTGCGAGCGCTGCGCGGCCAGACCCGGGCGACCGGCAGTTTGACCGACGGCGACTACGACGAGGCGGGCCGCGCCGGCCGGCTGGGGGCCAACCCCTCGGCGGATGCCACCTTTCACCTCATGCGCGCGCTCGCCGCCGCCTTGTTCGCGGACATGGGCGGGCTGGTGCGGCACACGGCTGCGCTGCTGCGCCTGCGCAGCTATCTCCAGAGCTTCTACGCAACGGCGCTGGTGCACCTGCTGCAGGCGCTGGCGCTGGCGCAACGGGTCAAGACAGCCGTTCCCGGGGAGCGCGCCGAACTGCTGCGCGAACTCGATCTGTGCCGCGACTGGCTGGCACTGCGAGCCACCGATTGCCCGGTCAATTTCGGGCACCTGCTCAAGCTGGTCGAAGCCGAGCGCGCCTGGTGCGCGGGCGATCCCTGGCATGCCGCCCGCGCCTTTGACACCGCTTTGCGCGAGGCCCAGGCGCGTCAGCGCCCATGGCACCACGCACTGATCAGCGAGCGGGCTGGCTTGTTCCATCTGGAGCAAGGGCTGGAGCACACCGGACGGCAACTGCTGGCCGAAGCACGGCAACTCTATACGGCCTGGGGGGCAAGCGCCAAGGCGCGCGAGCTTGAGCGCACCCACGCCTTCCTGCGCATTGCCTACCCTTTGCGGCCCGGCCCGGACTCGGGCAGCCATGTGTCCGGCGACAGCATCGACATGCTTGGCGTACTGCGCGCGTCCCAGGCGCTGAGTTCGCAAACCAGCCTTGACAGCCTGAAGACCAGCGTGGTCAAGCTGCTCGGCACGATGACCGGCGCCACATCGGTGCGCTTCGCGCTGCAGGATGAGGACCAGAAGCAATGGCTGCTGTCCGCCACCTCGGATCAGCAGATGGCGCCGATACCGGTCGAAGAGGCGGGAGTGCGCGGCCTGTTGCCGCTGTCAGCCTTTCACTATGCCGAGCGCACCCGCGAGCCGCTGCTGGTGGAGGACGCGACGCGCGACGACCGCTTCGCGCGCGACCCATATCTCGCCGGACTGGCGCGCTGTTCACTGCTGGTGATCCCGATCCTGAGCCAGGGTGTGCCGCGCGCCGTGCTGCTGCTGGAAAACCAGCTCAGCCGCGGCGCGTTCACCACCCACCGGCTGGACGCGGTGATGCTGATCGCCGGCCAGCTCGCGGTCTCGCTGGAGAACGCGCTGCTGTACGAAAAGCTGGAGCAGCGCGTGCGCGAAAAAACCCGCGAGCTGCGCGAGACCCAGGCCAAACTCATCGCCGCCGCGCGCCAGGCCGGCATGGCCGAGATCGCCACCAACGTGCTGCACAACGTGGGCAACATCCTCAACAGCGTCAACGTCTCGGCCGGCCTGCTTGGCGGCACGCTGCGCACGTCGCGCGCCCATGGCTTGTCGCGGGCGGTGCAGCTGATGGACGAGCACGCGGCCGACCTAGGCGGCTTTCTGACCCTTGACGGCAAGGGCAAGCTGCTGCCGGGCTATCTGGGCCAGTTGGCGCTGGCGCTGGCCGCAGAGCAGCAAGGCATGGCCGAGGAACTCGCCCGCCTCATCCGCAGCATCGATCACATCAAGGACGTGGTGGCCACCCAGCAGTCCTACGCGGGGAGCGCCAGCATTGTCGAGCCGCTGCAGATCTGCGATCTGGCCGAGGATGCCCTGCGCATGAGCAGCGAAGCGCTCGTGCGCCACCAGGTGACGGTGGTGAAGGAGTTTGCACCTGTCCCGGTGCTGCCGCTGGACCGGGCGCAGGTGCTGCTGATCCTGGTGAACCTGATCAGCAACGCCAAGTACGCCATGGAAAGCATGGCGGTCGGCTCGCGCCAGATCACGCTGCAGGTGCAAGCCGCCGGCGGCTTGCTGCGCGTATCGGTCGCGGACCAGGGCGAGGGCATTGCGGCGGAGAACCTCACGCGCATCTTCGCGCACGGCTTCACCACGCGCAAGGCCGGCCACGGCTTCGGGCTGCACAGCTGCGCGCTGGCCGCCCGGCAGATGGGCGGCACCCTGACCGCCCACAGCGACGGCCCCGGCCGGGGCGCGACCTTCACGCTTGAACTTCCCATCGACACGGCGCAGGGCGCGCCATGA